In one Pseudarthrobacter oxydans genomic region, the following are encoded:
- a CDS encoding MFS transporter, translating into MSIAVSKQQTGRVSTAKTIVGTGIGNAVEWYDWAIYATFTPFIASQLFSKADPASAVLSTLAIFAVGFVARPFGGFLFGWIGDRVGRKTSMTLAVGLASLGSLMIGIAPTFASVGAWASLMLLVARLVQGLAHGGELPSSQTYLSEMAPKEHRGFWATLIYTSGTVGILFGTLLGAVLNMTLTTEAMNAWGWRVPFLLGAAMGLYALIMRSRLHETDAFEGESVAEKRAPIWPQIVRHRKQALQVIGLTVGLTVIYYIWGVVAPSYATTALKIDRGEALWAGVVANIVFIAALPFWGKLSDRIGRKKVLWSGAIGGGVLHFPMTWLLKDSAWQLAVSMSVMLIFIAASAAIVPAVYAELFPTSIRTVGVGVPYSICVAAFGGTAPYLQQWLGTTLGVPQVFNVYAVVLLAISAAFVFTIPETKGKDLTH; encoded by the coding sequence ATGTCCATCGCAGTAAGCAAGCAGCAGACTGGACGCGTGTCCACCGCTAAAACCATCGTCGGGACCGGCATCGGCAATGCCGTCGAATGGTACGACTGGGCCATTTACGCCACGTTCACGCCCTTCATCGCCAGCCAGCTCTTCAGCAAAGCCGATCCCGCGTCGGCCGTGCTGTCCACGCTGGCGATCTTCGCCGTCGGCTTCGTCGCACGGCCCTTCGGCGGCTTCCTCTTCGGCTGGATTGGCGACAGGGTGGGCCGAAAGACGTCCATGACGCTCGCCGTCGGACTCGCTTCACTGGGCAGCCTGATGATCGGCATCGCGCCGACGTTCGCCAGCGTCGGCGCCTGGGCCTCGCTCATGCTGCTGGTGGCCCGCCTGGTCCAGGGCCTGGCGCACGGCGGCGAGCTGCCGTCGTCGCAAACCTACCTCTCGGAAATGGCACCCAAGGAGCACCGCGGGTTCTGGGCAACCCTGATCTACACCTCCGGAACCGTGGGCATCCTGTTCGGCACACTGCTGGGCGCCGTCCTGAACATGACGCTGACCACCGAGGCCATGAACGCCTGGGGCTGGCGGGTTCCGTTCCTCCTGGGCGCGGCGATGGGCCTGTACGCGCTGATCATGCGGTCACGGCTGCACGAGACCGATGCCTTCGAAGGCGAGTCCGTCGCCGAAAAGCGCGCTCCGATCTGGCCCCAGATCGTCCGCCACCGAAAGCAGGCGCTGCAGGTCATCGGCCTCACCGTGGGCCTCACGGTGATCTACTACATCTGGGGCGTCGTGGCGCCGAGCTACGCCACCACCGCCCTGAAAATCGACCGCGGCGAGGCGCTGTGGGCCGGCGTGGTCGCCAACATCGTGTTCATCGCCGCACTTCCCTTCTGGGGCAAGCTGTCCGACCGCATCGGACGCAAGAAGGTCCTGTGGTCCGGCGCGATCGGCGGCGGGGTACTCCACTTCCCCATGACCTGGCTGCTGAAGGACTCTGCGTGGCAGCTGGCGGTGAGCATGTCCGTGATGCTGATCTTCATCGCCGCGAGCGCCGCCATTGTCCCGGCCGTCTACGCCGAGCTGTTCCCGACGTCGATCCGCACCGTGGGCGTCGGCGTCCCGTACTCCATCTGCGTGGCAGCCTTCGGCGGAACGGCCCCGTACCTGCAGCAGTGGCTGGGAACCACCTTGGGCGTCCCGCAGGTGTTCAACGTGTACGCGGTGGTCCTGCTGGCCATCAGCGCCGCGTTCGTCTTCACCATTCCCGAGACGAAGGGCAAGGACCTGACCCACTAG
- a CDS encoding cupin domain-containing protein encodes MTANFIRELAVKSLDSPDSKRCPDKAEFDLVTVDDYSVARLILAPGWRWSDSARPSELTPYCEHHHLGYCISGQLEVETPDGGRSTIHAHDTYALPPGHDEWVVGDEPFVAVEFLGAASFGRPRSFGMHARI; translated from the coding sequence ATGACGGCAAATTTCATCAGGGAACTGGCAGTCAAGTCCTTGGATTCACCGGACTCGAAGCGTTGCCCGGACAAGGCGGAATTCGACCTTGTCACCGTTGACGACTACTCCGTGGCGCGCCTGATCCTCGCGCCGGGCTGGCGGTGGTCGGACTCTGCAAGGCCCTCCGAGTTGACCCCCTACTGCGAGCACCACCACCTCGGCTATTGCATATCGGGGCAGCTGGAGGTGGAAACGCCCGACGGCGGACGGTCAACGATTCACGCCCATGACACTTATGCGCTGCCTCCCGGGCACGATGAATGGGTGGTGGGCGACGAGCCGTTCGTCGCCGTCGAATTCCTGGGCGCGGCCTCGTTCGGCCGCCCTCGCAGCTTCGGAATGCACGCCAGGATCTAG
- a CDS encoding TIM barrel protein: MTYTVNCSILLTELPLLERPAAAKAAGFDAVEFWWPFESSVPSDAQVTEFENAIKDAGVQLTGLNFNAGNMPGGDRGLVSWTGRESEFKDNIEVVAGIGGRLGCKAFNALYGNRQDGSTPKEQDELAVRNLAAAAEGVAHIGGTVLLEPVSGAPKYPLLTADDALKVIARVKAEAGVENIKLLADFYHLAVNGDDVESVIENHAKDFGHIQIADNPGRGAPGTGTLPLGQWIARSRELGYTGYIGLEYKEPQETAFSWAIREHASR; this comes from the coding sequence ATGACGTACACAGTGAACTGCTCCATCCTCCTTACTGAACTGCCCCTGCTCGAGCGCCCCGCGGCAGCCAAGGCAGCCGGCTTTGACGCTGTCGAGTTCTGGTGGCCCTTCGAGTCCTCAGTTCCCTCCGACGCCCAGGTCACCGAATTCGAGAACGCCATCAAGGACGCCGGCGTCCAGCTCACGGGCCTGAACTTCAACGCCGGCAACATGCCGGGCGGGGACCGCGGCCTGGTGTCCTGGACGGGACGCGAGTCAGAGTTCAAGGACAACATCGAGGTTGTTGCCGGCATCGGCGGGCGCCTGGGCTGCAAGGCCTTCAACGCCCTCTACGGGAACCGGCAGGACGGCTCCACCCCCAAGGAGCAGGACGAACTCGCGGTCAGGAACCTGGCGGCAGCGGCAGAAGGCGTCGCCCACATCGGCGGCACCGTCCTCCTGGAGCCCGTCAGCGGCGCACCCAAATACCCGCTCCTCACCGCTGATGACGCACTCAAGGTCATCGCCCGCGTGAAGGCGGAGGCCGGCGTCGAAAACATCAAGCTCCTCGCCGACTTCTACCACCTCGCAGTCAACGGGGACGACGTCGAGTCCGTCATCGAAAACCATGCCAAGGACTTCGGCCACATCCAGATCGCCGACAACCCCGGCCGCGGCGCCCCGGGAACGGGCACGCTCCCGCTGGGCCAATGGATCGCCCGCAGCCGCGAACTCGGCTACACGGGCTACATCGGACTCGAATACAAGGAACCGCAGGAAACAGCCTTCAGCTGGGCCATCCGCGAACACGCCTCCCGCTAG
- a CDS encoding 2-hydroxy-3-oxopropionate reductase: MSNVAVIGLGIMGLPMAINLVKAGHTVTGFNRSQDKIDKLVSEGGKGATSIADAVKDADVVITMVPDSPDVEGVVSGKDGVFANAKQGALWIDASSIRPDVAKRLADEAREAGIRPLDAPVSGGEQGAIDAVLSIMVGGDKEDFDDAQDVLNAVGKTIVHVGPSGSGQTVKAANQLIVAVNIEVLGEAIAFLEAYGVDTDAALKVLGGGLAGSKVLDQKGQKMLDRNFDPGFRLALHHKDLGIVTSAAREANVAIPLGAVVAQLVAATVNQGDGSLDHSGLFKQVLQLSGRK; this comes from the coding sequence ATGAGCAACGTTGCAGTCATCGGACTCGGAATCATGGGCCTGCCCATGGCCATCAACCTGGTCAAGGCCGGCCACACCGTCACCGGCTTCAACCGCAGCCAGGACAAGATCGACAAACTGGTTTCAGAAGGCGGCAAGGGCGCCACCAGCATCGCTGACGCCGTCAAGGATGCCGACGTCGTCATCACCATGGTGCCGGACTCCCCCGATGTCGAGGGCGTGGTCAGCGGCAAGGACGGCGTCTTCGCCAACGCCAAGCAGGGCGCACTGTGGATCGACGCCTCCAGCATCCGCCCGGACGTGGCCAAGCGCCTCGCCGATGAAGCCCGCGAGGCCGGCATCCGCCCCCTCGACGCCCCGGTTTCCGGCGGCGAACAGGGCGCCATCGACGCCGTCCTCTCCATCATGGTGGGCGGCGACAAGGAAGACTTCGACGACGCCCAGGACGTCCTGAACGCCGTCGGCAAAACCATCGTGCACGTGGGCCCCTCCGGCTCCGGCCAGACCGTCAAGGCTGCAAACCAGCTGATCGTCGCGGTCAACATCGAGGTCCTGGGCGAGGCCATCGCCTTCCTGGAGGCCTACGGCGTGGACACCGACGCCGCCCTCAAGGTCCTCGGCGGCGGCCTGGCCGGCTCCAAGGTCCTGGACCAGAAGGGCCAGAAGATGCTGGACCGCAACTTCGACCCCGGCTTCCGCCTCGCCCTGCACCACAAGGACCTCGGCATCGTCACCTCCGCCGCCCGCGAAGCCAACGTCGCCATCCCCCTCGGCGCCGTCGTCGCCCAGCTCGTCGCCGCCACCGTCAACCAGGGCGACGGGAGCCTCGACCACTCCGGACTCTTCAAGCAGGTCCTGCAACTCAGCGGCAGGAAATAA